The Chryseobacterium aureum genome contains a region encoding:
- the cas9 gene encoding type II CRISPR RNA-guided endonuclease Cas9 (Cas9, originally named Csn1, is the large, multifunctional signature protein of type II CRISPR/Cas systems. It is well known even to general audiences because its RNA-guided endonuclease activity has made it a popular tool for custom editing of eukaryotic genomes.) — protein sequence MSKILGVDLGSNSSGWAIRNTGLEGNQIEDFGVITFEKGVASEKGNEFPKVQKRTESRGKRRNYQAEKYRKFGILQFLIERNMCPLSIEDFNNWKTYRKGKKREYPQSEEFLNWVRFDFDGDGLPDFHLFGKDKSESYYIFRAFAGNSQYKNVFTNNPQILGRVFYQLVQRRGFKGRDEEEAKTMLTGSDKNGTKGRNDIEEYLDKHKTLGAALYHYQKDFGGRIRQRYNLRKDSEAELKWICDLHNISKDDYSKLWKAIIWQRPLRTQKGLIGNCIYEKGKKRVAVSHPLYEEYRTWVFINNLNIIPPLDENKQEYIQAKIYPLFYKSKPDFELSEIDKQLKKDGAKRTSKHHEKTKVLSIKLLKQFQDIFGVNWKDILKWDINGERNSQSVKKSHTEYTFEDVWHVLMTFDGQENLKKFALEKLNLDEEKANKFSKIKLQQGFATLSLSAIKKILPYLQKGFLYSHAVYMANLYKMLGENEISETLINHFSEEISKILNQNSVNIRNASIVNSLISEMLNDENRYYINDERDLDSTENKLVLKSIIDNYGQESWGKLDEETKVNIIDYVSAKYLEFLKKSYFDKKNLFVQPQRIDEKIFNFLKDTYHVSEDMKKYLWHPSEQENYAEAENYLEYLVGKKKYYVKEKNRNSFVARNPDAEFEGREIKLLGNPEPLSKGFKNPMALKSLHKLKNLVNYLLQTGKIDEETRVVIEIARELNDKNKRKAIEIWQKEREKENDDYRKELAVYREQFPNVNFIDEDTLVRKIRLWHEQNKICLYTGKLISFSDLIIGSKYDFEHTIPASISFDNELKNLTIADASYNRLQKGKKFPTQLINYDIEQVINGEFYNPIIRNIEFLFGERKVEYKELKGKTEKIVTWKKIEELEKLFDEWKKKASYASTKEYKDFCIVKYHTIKMDLDYLKAKLATFTITEYKAGWRNNQLRDTQMITKYALPYFKTLFKRVSVEKGGVTDIFKKVYKVQSKDSKKDRSVHSHHAQDAAILTLIPNAFHRERIIKAYQNEIDNRTGKTYHEIPMDWNNFSENYILELKDKVLINNLTDSRTITQTSKTLRKRGKIIYDINQEGNRKKRVAKGDTIRGQLHGETFYGAIKQPVRDENNKILFDENKKMILKDEVYLAVRKPLVYKKDANSPGFKSLEELEKAIVDKDLFKIIKRQVEKTDFKTALTEGVYMLDKNGNRINKIRTIRCFENGLKYATAIKVHHHSFVSDKEYKKTTLATNGENTYCLFYKSDSGKAMRILSIVDLAEIKLKNIQYLYDEPEFSSFESGKGKNKIQLPLYSVLKSEDKVLFYKESIHELKDLEKTELSNRMFKMYQFEKDGRIKFRHHLAAGIDTELKKDNPEYSSVNFNEKQIFLRLTQGQWNFAIEGKDFEMYIDGTIKWNF from the coding sequence ATGAGTAAAATATTAGGAGTTGATCTTGGTAGTAACAGTTCTGGATGGGCAATTAGAAATACAGGTTTAGAAGGTAATCAGATAGAAGATTTTGGAGTGATTACTTTTGAGAAGGGTGTTGCTTCGGAAAAGGGCAATGAATTTCCTAAAGTTCAGAAAAGAACAGAGAGCAGAGGTAAAAGAAGGAATTACCAAGCTGAAAAATACAGGAAGTTTGGAATTTTGCAATTTCTTATTGAAAGAAATATGTGTCCTCTGTCTATTGAAGATTTTAATAATTGGAAAACCTATAGAAAAGGAAAGAAAAGAGAGTATCCTCAATCTGAGGAATTCCTGAATTGGGTAAGGTTTGATTTTGATGGTGACGGTCTGCCTGACTTTCACTTATTCGGAAAAGACAAAAGTGAGAGCTATTATATTTTCAGGGCCTTCGCAGGCAATTCACAATATAAAAATGTATTTACGAATAATCCTCAAATTTTAGGAAGAGTTTTTTATCAGCTTGTTCAAAGGAGAGGTTTTAAAGGAAGAGATGAGGAAGAAGCTAAGACTATGTTAACAGGAAGTGATAAAAACGGAACAAAAGGGAGAAATGATATTGAGGAGTATTTAGATAAACATAAAACTTTAGGCGCTGCACTGTATCATTATCAAAAAGATTTCGGAGGCAGAATAAGGCAAAGATATAACTTAAGAAAAGACAGCGAAGCAGAATTAAAATGGATTTGTGATTTACACAATATTTCTAAGGATGACTATTCTAAACTCTGGAAAGCCATCATTTGGCAACGTCCTTTAAGAACACAAAAAGGCTTGATTGGAAACTGTATTTATGAAAAAGGGAAAAAGAGAGTGGCTGTTAGTCATCCTCTCTATGAAGAATATAGAACTTGGGTTTTTATTAATAACTTAAATATCATTCCACCTTTAGATGAAAATAAACAAGAATATATCCAAGCAAAAATTTATCCGCTATTTTATAAATCAAAACCTGATTTCGAACTAAGCGAAATTGATAAACAACTTAAAAAAGACGGTGCCAAAAGAACATCAAAGCATCACGAAAAAACAAAAGTACTTTCCATAAAATTACTTAAACAATTTCAGGATATTTTTGGAGTAAACTGGAAAGACATACTAAAATGGGATATTAATGGTGAAAGAAACTCACAGTCTGTCAAAAAATCTCACACTGAATATACTTTTGAAGACGTTTGGCACGTTCTAATGACTTTTGACGGACAGGAAAATCTTAAGAAATTTGCTTTAGAAAAACTGAATTTGGATGAAGAAAAAGCGAATAAATTTTCTAAAATCAAATTACAACAAGGTTTTGCGACTTTAAGTCTTTCTGCGATTAAGAAAATTCTTCCCTATTTACAAAAAGGTTTCTTGTACAGCCACGCTGTGTATATGGCTAATCTGTATAAAATGCTTGGTGAAAATGAAATTTCCGAGACTCTGATTAATCATTTTTCCGAAGAGATTTCTAAGATTTTAAATCAAAATTCAGTAAACATAAGGAATGCATCGATTGTCAACAGTTTGATATCAGAAATGCTTAATGATGAAAACCGTTATTATATTAATGATGAAAGAGATTTAGATAGTACTGAAAACAAACTTGTTTTAAAAAGTATTATTGACAATTACGGACAGGAAAGTTGGGGCAAACTGGATGAAGAAACTAAAGTTAATATCATTGATTATGTTTCAGCAAAATATCTTGAATTCCTAAAGAAATCATATTTTGATAAAAAGAACCTTTTTGTACAGCCTCAAAGAATTGATGAAAAGATATTCAACTTTTTAAAAGATACATATCATGTTTCAGAAGATATGAAGAAGTATCTTTGGCATCCGTCTGAACAGGAAAATTATGCGGAAGCTGAAAATTATTTAGAATATTTGGTAGGAAAGAAAAAATATTACGTTAAAGAAAAAAACAGAAACAGTTTCGTAGCAAGAAATCCCGATGCGGAGTTTGAAGGTCGGGAAATTAAATTATTAGGTAATCCTGAACCACTGAGTAAAGGATTTAAAAATCCAATGGCATTGAAGTCTCTTCATAAACTCAAAAATTTGGTGAATTATCTCTTACAGACAGGAAAGATAGATGAAGAAACAAGAGTGGTGATTGAGATTGCAAGAGAACTGAATGATAAAAATAAAAGAAAGGCAATTGAAATTTGGCAGAAGGAGAGAGAGAAAGAAAATGATGATTACAGAAAAGAACTGGCAGTTTATCGGGAGCAGTTTCCTAATGTTAATTTTATCGATGAAGATACATTAGTCCGTAAAATCAGATTATGGCACGAACAAAATAAGATTTGTCTTTATACCGGAAAATTAATTTCTTTTTCTGACTTGATCATTGGTAGCAAGTATGATTTTGAGCATACAATTCCTGCCAGTATCAGTTTTGATAACGAATTGAAAAATCTTACCATTGCTGATGCGAGTTATAATCGTTTACAAAAAGGAAAGAAATTTCCGACACAATTAATCAATTATGATATTGAACAGGTTATTAATGGTGAATTCTATAATCCAATAATCAGAAACATAGAATTTCTTTTTGGAGAAAGAAAAGTGGAATATAAGGAGTTAAAAGGTAAAACTGAAAAAATAGTTACCTGGAAGAAGATTGAGGAGCTTGAAAAGCTATTTGATGAATGGAAAAAGAAGGCTTCCTATGCAAGTACAAAAGAATACAAAGATTTTTGTATTGTAAAGTATCACACCATAAAAATGGATTTGGATTATTTAAAAGCCAAGTTAGCCACTTTTACCATTACAGAATATAAAGCAGGATGGAGAAATAATCAGTTAAGAGACACTCAGATGATAACCAAGTACGCTTTGCCATATTTTAAAACACTGTTTAAAAGAGTTTCTGTAGAGAAAGGTGGCGTTACGGATATTTTTAAGAAAGTTTATAAAGTACAGTCAAAAGATTCTAAAAAAGACAGAAGCGTACACAGTCATCACGCTCAGGATGCTGCAATTCTTACCTTGATTCCAAATGCTTTTCATAGGGAAAGAATTATCAAGGCTTACCAGAATGAAATTGATAACAGAACCGGTAAAACGTATCACGAAATTCCTATGGATTGGAATAATTTCTCTGAAAATTATATTTTGGAATTAAAGGATAAAGTTTTGATTAATAATCTTACAGATAGTCGAACCATCACTCAAACATCTAAGACATTAAGAAAAAGAGGAAAAATTATTTACGATATAAATCAAGAGGGAAATAGAAAAAAACGAGTTGCCAAAGGTGATACGATTCGTGGGCAGCTGCACGGAGAAACTTTTTATGGAGCCATCAAACAGCCTGTAAGAGATGAGAACAACAAGATTTTGTTTGATGAGAATAAAAAAATGATTCTTAAAGATGAAGTTTATTTAGCGGTCAGAAAACCCTTGGTTTACAAAAAGGATGCTAATTCTCCAGGATTCAAAAGTCTTGAAGAACTTGAAAAAGCAATTGTTGATAAAGATTTATTTAAAATAATTAAAAGACAAGTTGAAAAAACAGATTTTAAAACAGCTTTGACAGAAGGCGTTTATATGCTTGATAAAAATGGAAATAGAATTAATAAAATAAGAACAATACGCTGTTTCGAAAATGGATTAAAATATGCTACAGCAATTAAAGTCCATCATCACAGTTTTGTTTCAGATAAAGAATACAAAAAAACTACATTAGCCACTAACGGTGAAAATACGTATTGTCTGTTTTACAAAAGTGATTCCGGTAAAGCTATGAGAATTCTCTCTATTGTAGATTTGGCAGAAATTAAATTAAAAAACATTCAATATTTGTATGATGAGCCGGAGTTTTCAAGTTTTGAATCTGGTAAAGGAAAAAATAAAATACAGCTACCCCTTTATTCTGTTTTAAAAAGCGAGGATAAAGTCTTGTTTTATAAAGAAAGCATTCACGAACTAAAAGATTTAGAAAAGACTGAATTATCCAATAGGATGTTTAAAATGTATCAATTTGAAAAAGATGGAAGAATTAAATTTCGTCATCATTTAGCAGCAGGTATTGATACTGAATTGAAAAAAGATAATCCTGAATATTCATCTGTAAATTTCAATGAAAAACAAATATTCTTAAGATTAACACAGGGGCAATGGAATTTTGCAATTGAAGGAAAAGATTTTGAGATGTATATTGATGGCACAATAAAATGGAATTTCTAA
- a CDS encoding YceI family protein translates to MKKISVIALVGVGLLLASCDKGKTAETAATAQEQTVAESKGETLAVDTAGSVVNWKAYHKGGMAPRWGTLTVKSGDLSIDGGQVAAGNFVIDMNSIKVDPASVTEKDKKPAELETHLKSPDFFDVAKNPTSDFKITSVTDLKEAPKDAVAGANKTVSGNLTLSGKTMNVTFPAKVEVAENSAAIQAKFTVNRADWGIKFGTSEADPAEWMISKDIEIAIDVKAKK, encoded by the coding sequence ATGAAAAAAATTAGCGTAATTGCATTAGTAGGAGTAGGATTGCTTTTGGCATCATGTGATAAAGGAAAAACGGCAGAAACTGCTGCTACCGCTCAGGAACAAACCGTAGCAGAAAGCAAAGGTGAAACCCTGGCAGTAGATACAGCAGGTTCAGTAGTAAACTGGAAAGCTTACCACAAAGGAGGTATGGCACCTCGCTGGGGTACACTTACCGTAAAATCCGGTGACCTTAGCATTGATGGGGGTCAGGTTGCAGCAGGAAACTTTGTGATTGATATGAATTCAATCAAAGTAGATCCGGCTTCAGTAACAGAAAAAGATAAAAAACCGGCAGAACTAGAAACCCACCTGAAAAGTCCAGATTTCTTTGATGTAGCGAAAAATCCTACTTCAGATTTCAAAATTACAAGTGTTACAGATTTAAAAGAAGCACCAAAAGACGCTGTAGCAGGAGCTAATAAAACAGTAAGCGGTAATCTTACCTTATCAGGAAAAACAATGAATGTTACTTTCCCTGCGAAAGTAGAGGTTGCAGAGAATTCAGCAGCTATTCAGGCTAAATTTACAGTGAACAGAGCAGATTGGGGGATTAAATTCGGTACATCTGAAGCAGATCCGGCAGAATGGATGATCAGCAAAGATATCGAGATCGCTATCGATGTAAAAGCTAAAAAATAA
- the cas1 gene encoding type II CRISPR-associated endonuclease Cas1 — protein sequence MITRSIYIGNPAYLKLKDEQMKILCPETKTEKGSVPVEDLGLLMLDHFQITISHNLIQKMMGNNVVVVSCDAHHLPHGIMLPLYGHTEHSDRVKDQLEASEPLKKQLWKQTVECKIENQKNVLMKLGNYYEPMIEYQKNVKSGDITNMEGIAAQHYWKYLISLDFLRQRFGDSPNQFFNFGYAVLRSIVARAIVETGLLPVLGIFHKNKYNPYCLADDLMEPYRPFIDLLVMQWLKMHPDIDELTKEFKAHILQIATKDVRIDDKTRPLLVAVKTTASSLYKCYTGEKRLISYPQLL from the coding sequence ATGATCACCCGCTCCATCTACATCGGCAATCCCGCCTATCTCAAACTCAAAGATGAGCAGATGAAAATCCTCTGCCCGGAAACCAAAACGGAAAAGGGGAGTGTTCCTGTGGAAGATTTGGGATTGCTGATGCTGGATCACTTTCAAATTACTATTTCTCATAATCTGATTCAGAAAATGATGGGAAACAATGTCGTGGTGGTGAGTTGTGATGCCCATCATTTACCGCATGGAATAATGCTTCCGCTGTATGGGCATACCGAACATTCCGACCGGGTAAAAGATCAGCTTGAGGCCAGTGAACCGCTGAAAAAGCAACTTTGGAAACAGACAGTGGAATGCAAGATCGAAAACCAGAAAAATGTACTGATGAAATTGGGGAATTATTACGAACCGATGATTGAATATCAGAAAAACGTAAAATCCGGCGATATAACCAATATGGAAGGGATTGCGGCGCAGCATTACTGGAAATATCTCATCAGCCTGGACTTTTTGAGGCAGCGTTTCGGAGATTCACCCAATCAGTTTTTCAATTTCGGTTATGCCGTCCTAAGAAGTATTGTTGCAAGAGCCATTGTTGAGACGGGACTGCTGCCCGTTCTTGGTATTTTTCATAAAAATAAATACAATCCGTATTGCCTTGCGGATGATTTAATGGAACCTTACCGGCCGTTTATCGATTTGCTGGTTATGCAATGGCTGAAAATGCATCCGGATATTGACGAACTGACTAAAGAATTTAAGGCTCATATTCTTCAGATTGCAACCAAAGACGTGCGTATTGATGACAAAACGAGACCATTGCTGGTTGCGGTAAAAACTACGGCTTCGTCACTTTATAAATGTTATACAGGAGAAAAGCGGCTGATCTCTTATCCTCAGCTGTTATGA
- a CDS encoding DUF1294 domain-containing protein: MIPFLLIMNLLALVVFGFDKWQAGKHQWRISENMLLGISLLGGIIGAAAGMILFNHKVSKKSFLMKFVLVVLIDLVLFYRLVRH; this comes from the coding sequence ATGATTCCTTTTTTGTTGATCATGAACCTGCTTGCATTGGTGGTTTTTGGTTTTGATAAATGGCAGGCCGGAAAACACCAGTGGAGGATTTCCGAAAATATGCTTCTTGGAATTTCCCTGCTTGGTGGAATTATAGGAGCCGCCGCGGGAATGATCCTCTTCAATCATAAAGTTTCCAAAAAATCCTTTCTGATGAAATTTGTATTGGTGGTGCTGATAGACCTTGTTTTGTTTTACAGGCTTGTAAGGCATTGA
- the typA gene encoding translational GTPase TypA — translation MQNIRNIAIIAHVDHGKTTLVDKIIHATNIFRENQESGELIMDNNDLERERGITILSKNISVTYKDTKINVIDTPGHADFGGEVERVLKMADGVILLVDAFEGPMPQTRFVLQKALELGLRPLVVINKVDKPNCRPDEVHDKVFDLFFNLEATEEQLDFPTFYGSSKQGWFNTSLEQTEDILPLLDGILQYVPEPKVTEGNLQMQITSLDFSSFLGRIAIGKVTRGEIKESQWIGLAQAEGKIVKGKVKELYVFEGLGKKKVTEVKAGDICAVVGFDAFQIGDSFVDLENPEPLERTAIDEPTLNMTFSINNSPFFGKDGKYVTSNHLKERLTKELEKNLALRVQQTDDANTFLVFGRGILHLSVLIETMRREGYEMTIGQPQVIYKEIDGEKCEPYESLVVDVPEEFASRVIDLATQRKGDLHIMETKGEMQHMEFEIPSRGLIGLRSQMLTATAGEAIMAHRFTEYKPFKGAIPGRNNGVLISKTTGPATEYSIAKLQDRGKFFVDPGEEIYTGMIIGEQNKPGDLVVNIVEAKQLNNMRASGKDKDTGVAPKILFSLEECMEYIQGDEAIEVTPNFIRMRKKILSEEERKRVERSAKA, via the coding sequence ATGCAAAACATTAGAAATATTGCGATTATCGCACACGTTGACCACGGAAAGACGACTTTGGTTGACAAGATCATTCACGCTACCAACATTTTCAGAGAAAATCAGGAGAGTGGGGAGTTAATTATGGATAACAACGATCTTGAAAGAGAAAGAGGGATCACCATCTTATCCAAGAATATTTCTGTTACTTATAAAGACACAAAAATTAACGTTATTGATACTCCTGGTCACGCCGATTTTGGTGGGGAAGTAGAAAGAGTATTGAAAATGGCTGATGGGGTTATTTTGTTGGTGGATGCGTTTGAAGGACCAATGCCACAAACAAGATTCGTACTGCAGAAAGCGTTGGAACTAGGATTGAGACCATTAGTGGTGATCAATAAAGTAGATAAACCAAACTGCCGTCCGGACGAAGTTCATGATAAAGTATTTGACCTGTTCTTCAACCTTGAAGCTACTGAAGAGCAATTGGATTTCCCTACGTTCTACGGATCTTCTAAACAGGGATGGTTCAACACTTCATTAGAGCAGACTGAAGATATTTTACCACTGTTGGATGGTATCCTGCAATATGTTCCGGAGCCGAAAGTAACAGAAGGAAATCTTCAGATGCAGATTACTTCTCTTGACTTCTCTTCTTTCTTAGGAAGAATTGCCATCGGGAAAGTAACAAGAGGTGAGATCAAAGAATCTCAATGGATCGGTCTTGCTCAGGCAGAAGGTAAAATTGTAAAAGGGAAAGTAAAAGAACTTTACGTTTTCGAAGGATTAGGAAAGAAGAAAGTAACTGAAGTAAAAGCAGGAGATATCTGTGCTGTAGTAGGTTTTGACGCTTTCCAGATCGGAGATTCTTTCGTTGATCTTGAAAATCCTGAACCATTGGAAAGAACAGCAATTGATGAGCCTACACTGAACATGACGTTCTCTATCAACAATTCACCTTTCTTCGGTAAAGATGGTAAATATGTTACCTCTAACCACCTGAAAGAAAGACTAACAAAAGAATTAGAGAAAAACCTTGCATTAAGAGTTCAGCAGACTGATGATGCCAATACATTCCTTGTATTCGGTAGAGGTATTCTTCACTTGTCAGTTTTGATCGAAACGATGAGAAGAGAAGGATACGAAATGACCATCGGACAGCCGCAGGTTATCTATAAAGAAATTGACGGTGAAAAATGTGAGCCTTATGAATCGTTGGTAGTTGATGTTCCTGAAGAATTTGCTTCAAGAGTAATCGACTTGGCTACGCAGAGAAAAGGTGATCTTCACATCATGGAAACAAAAGGTGAAATGCAGCATATGGAGTTTGAAATTCCTTCAAGAGGTTTGATCGGATTACGTTCTCAGATGTTGACCGCTACTGCTGGTGAAGCTATCATGGCACACCGTTTCACAGAATATAAGCCTTTCAAAGGTGCTATCCCTGGAAGAAACAATGGTGTTTTGATCAGCAAAACTACAGGTCCAGCTACAGAATATTCTATTGCTAAACTACAGGATAGAGGTAAGTTCTTCGTGGATCCGGGTGAGGAAATCTACACAGGAATGATCATTGGTGAACAAAATAAACCTGGAGATTTGGTGGTAAACATTGTGGAAGCAAAACAGCTGAACAACATGAGAGCTTCCGGAAAAGATAAAGATACAGGGGTTGCTCCAAAAATCTTATTCTCTCTTGAAGAATGTATGGAAT
- a CDS encoding Tex family protein, translating to MTTVEFIQKQLNISEKSINNTLQLLAEDCTIPFISRYRKDKTGNLDETQIEQISKISRQFEEIVKRKESILKSIEEQGALTSELQQRIEESFDIQELEDLYLPFKKRKKTKADTAKEKGLEPLAKIIMSQKNNDILLLASKYLSDEVASEEEALQGARDIMAEWINENMYVRKNLRRLFQRKAVITSKVVKAKKDEEDAQKFSQYFEWEESLGRTPSHRLLAMLRAEAEGFVKTNVGIDKDEAIDFIEKAIIKSDNESSDQIALAIKDSYKRLLEPAISNEALQEAKEKADKKAIEIFSENLSQLLLAPPLGEKRILAIDPGYRSGCKVVCLDEKGDLLHNETLYPHAPQNERGMAMKKIRSMVNAYHIEAISIGNGTASRETEFFIKKIAFDKPLQVFVVSEAGASVYSASKIARDEFPTYDVTVRGAVSIGRRLSDPLAELVKIDAKSIGVGQYQHDVDQTQLKNELDSTVMKCVNSVGINLNTASKSLLSYVSGIGEKMAENIVNYRAENGAFEDRKQLKKVPRLGEKAFQQAAAFVRIANAKNPLDNSAVHPEAYGIVEKMAKDLGIKTDELIANKDKIAQIKPENYLTDEIGILGIKDILKELEKPGLDPRKAAKVFEFDPNVKSIKDLKAGMILPGIVNNITAFGCFVDLGIKESGLVHISQLKDGFVSDVNEVVKLHQHVRVKVTEVDEARKRVQLSMIL from the coding sequence ATGACGACCGTAGAATTTATACAGAAGCAGCTCAATATTTCTGAAAAGAGCATCAACAATACCTTACAGTTATTAGCAGAAGACTGCACCATTCCTTTTATTTCCCGTTACCGAAAAGATAAAACCGGAAATCTTGATGAAACACAGATTGAACAGATCTCAAAAATCAGCAGGCAGTTTGAAGAAATCGTTAAAAGAAAAGAATCCATTTTAAAATCCATAGAAGAACAAGGCGCTCTGACATCTGAACTTCAACAAAGAATAGAAGAAAGCTTTGATATTCAGGAGCTGGAAGATCTTTACCTGCCTTTCAAGAAACGCAAGAAAACCAAAGCAGATACAGCCAAGGAAAAAGGGCTGGAACCTTTAGCCAAAATCATCATGAGCCAGAAAAATAATGACATCCTGTTGCTGGCCTCAAAATACCTTAGCGACGAAGTGGCTTCCGAAGAAGAGGCATTGCAGGGAGCACGAGATATCATGGCTGAATGGATCAATGAAAATATGTATGTCCGTAAGAACCTCAGAAGACTGTTTCAGCGCAAAGCTGTGATTACCTCCAAGGTAGTAAAAGCTAAAAAAGATGAAGAAGATGCACAGAAATTCTCCCAGTATTTCGAATGGGAAGAAAGCCTTGGCAGAACCCCTTCTCACAGGCTTCTGGCCATGTTAAGAGCTGAAGCCGAAGGATTTGTAAAAACCAATGTAGGAATTGATAAGGATGAAGCGATTGACTTCATAGAAAAAGCCATTATCAAATCTGATAATGAAAGTTCAGACCAAATTGCATTAGCCATCAAAGACAGTTATAAAAGACTTCTGGAACCTGCTATTTCCAATGAAGCATTGCAGGAAGCCAAAGAAAAAGCAGATAAAAAAGCCATTGAAATTTTCTCTGAAAACTTAAGTCAGCTTCTTCTTGCCCCGCCTTTGGGAGAAAAAAGGATTCTGGCGATAGATCCGGGTTACCGGAGCGGATGTAAAGTGGTCTGTCTGGATGAAAAAGGAGATTTATTACACAACGAAACCCTTTACCCTCACGCTCCACAGAATGAAAGAGGGATGGCCATGAAAAAAATCCGTTCTATGGTAAATGCTTATCATATTGAAGCTATTTCTATCGGAAACGGAACCGCAAGCCGTGAAACCGAATTTTTCATAAAAAAGATTGCTTTTGATAAGCCTTTGCAGGTTTTCGTAGTCTCGGAAGCGGGTGCCTCCGTGTATTCTGCAAGTAAAATTGCAAGGGACGAATTCCCTACTTATGATGTAACGGTTCGTGGAGCCGTTTCTATCGGAAGAAGGCTTTCTGATCCGCTGGCAGAGCTGGTAAAGATTGATGCGAAATCCATTGGTGTAGGACAATATCAGCATGATGTAGACCAGACTCAACTGAAAAATGAGCTTGATTCTACGGTAATGAAATGTGTAAATTCTGTTGGAATTAATCTTAATACAGCAAGTAAATCACTATTAAGCTATGTCTCCGGGATCGGGGAGAAAATGGCTGAAAACATCGTTAATTATCGTGCTGAAAATGGAGCATTTGAAGACAGAAAGCAGCTTAAAAAAGTTCCGAGACTTGGAGAGAAAGCTTTTCAGCAGGCCGCTGCCTTCGTAAGGATAGCCAATGCTAAAAATCCGTTGGATAATTCTGCAGTACATCCTGAAGCGTATGGAATTGTCGAAAAAATGGCAAAAGATTTAGGCATTAAAACTGATGAACTGATCGCCAATAAAGATAAAATAGCGCAGATAAAGCCCGAAAATTACCTTACAGATGAAATCGGGATTTTAGGTATTAAAGATATTTTAAAAGAGCTTGAAAAACCCGGATTGGATCCAAGAAAGGCTGCAAAAGTATTTGAATTCGATCCAAATGTAAAAAGCATTAAAGATTTAAAAGCGGGGATGATACTTCCCGGAATCGTTAATAATATTACCGCTTTCGGGTGTTTCGTAGACCTTGGAATCAAAGAAAGCGGGCTGGTTCATATCTCGCAGCTGAAAGACGGATTTGTATCCGATGTGAACGAGGTCGTGAAGCTTCACCAGCATGTCCGCGTAAAAGTAACAGAAGTGGATGAAGCGAGAAAAAGGGTACAGCTGAGCATGATTCTGTAA
- the cas2 gene encoding CRISPR-associated endonuclease Cas2, with the protein MNSERFNAYRIMWVLVLYDLPTETKANMKEANRFRKGLIDDGFTLFQFSMYVRHCPSRENAEVHIKRVKFMLPKAGKVAIMCITDKQFGDIEIFFARNKEEPPPTFQQLELF; encoded by the coding sequence ATGAACTCCGAGAGGTTTAATGCATACCGGATTATGTGGGTTTTAGTATTATATGATCTCCCGACTGAGACCAAAGCTAATATGAAAGAAGCGAACCGCTTCCGGAAAGGGCTTATTGATGATGGTTTTACCCTGTTTCAGTTCTCTATGTATGTACGTCACTGCCCAAGCCGCGAAAATGCTGAAGTTCATATCAAAAGAGTGAAATTCATGCTTCCAAAGGCCGGGAAAGTTGCTATTATGTGCATTACGGACAAGCAGTTCGGAGATATTGAAATTTTCTTTGCCAGAAATAAGGAAGAGCCTCCTCCAACCTTCCAGCAGCTCGAATTATTCTAA